The Quatrionicoccus australiensis nucleotide sequence TCTGGGCGACGGTTGCGGCAATGACGACGATGGTGGCGAGCAAAATCGGCGCCTGCTTGAGGTCGACCGTAGCCGAGCCGAGCAGGGAGGCAACCCAGCTTGCCGCAAGCTCCGGACTTTTCTCGGAGTACTTGAAGGCGACAAAGAAGAGGATGACGGGGAAGAGGTCGAAAAGCAGTTTCATGGCGGCGCATTATATACTCCGGAATCAACCCATCCGTATCCGAGAACGTTTATGCATACCGTGCTGATCATCGACGACAGCGATATCAACCTGACCCTGATCAGGGCGTTGGTCATGAAGTTGGGTGAATGCAGCCCGGTCCTGTTCGAAAATCCGCTGAAAGCGCTCGACTGGTGCCGGGAAAATGTGCCGGATCTGGTCATCGTCGATTACATGATGCCGGACATGGATGGCTTGCGTTTCATCAGCGCCTTCCGTGCCCTGCACGGTCGCGATGAAGTGCCGATCTTGATGGTGACAGCCAACGACCAGCGGGACGTGCGCTACGAGGCGCTGCTCGGCGGTGCCAACGATTTCCTGACCAAGCCGATCGATCGTGTCGAGTTCGGGGCCCGGGCCCGCAACATGCTGTCGCTGCGCACCGGTCAGAAGTTCCTGGCCGACCGCGCCCAGCACCTCGCAGCACTGGTTGATGAGCAGACCCGCGAAATCCGCGATCGCGAGAAGGAACTGATTTTCCGCATGTCGCGTGCTGCCGAGTTTCGCGATCCGGAAACCGGCGCCCATATCCAGCGCATGGCCTATTACTCGCAAGCCATCGCCAAAGGGCTGGATCTCGACGAATCCGTGCAGAAGCTGATTCTCGAAGCGGCGCCGATGCACGATGTCGGCAAGATCGGCATTCCCGACAACATCCTGCTCAAGCCGGGCAAGCTGACGCCGGAAGAGTTCGAAGTCATGAAAGGACACGCCCGTCTCGGGTATGAACTGCTCAACAACAGCGGTTCGGAAATCCTGCGTGCCGGCGCCCAGATCGCCATCAGCCATCACGAAAAGTACGATGGCAGCGGCTATCCGCGCGGCCTGAAAGGCAATGATATTCCCTTGTTTGGCCGTATCGTCGCGGTGGCCGATGTGTTCGACGCCCTGACCTCGGAGCGTCCCTACAAGAAAGCCTGGCCGCTTGAGGATGCCGTGCATTTCCTCGAGGAAGGCCGTGGCAAGCATTTTGATCCGCTGTGCGTGGAGGCTTTTCTGGCAACCTGGGATATCGTGCTCGACATTCGGCAACGCTTTCAGGATGAAGACGCGCCGATGCTTTGAGCCGGCGTTGGTGAATAAAGGATGGAGACAGGAATGACAGCAGCTTTCAAGCTGGACAAGGCAGTGATTCTCGAGCGTCTGGGTGGCGACGAGGAAATTTATACGATGATGGTCGACATGTTTTTGCAGGATGTCGAAAACAACTGCATGGCCCTGGCCGCCTCCCTGGCCGCCGCTGCGATGCCGGATCTGCAGCGCGAAGTGCATACCGTCAAGGGGCTGCTCGCGACCTTTTCGGATGATGCCGGTGCCGAAGAGGCACAAGTTGTCGAGCACAAGGTCAAGCAGGGGCAGACCACGGGGCTCGCCGACGACATTGCTGCGCTGCAGGCACGCCTGCGTGAAGTCGCCGGCGTGTTAGCCGGGTAGGTTCAGGAAACTTGCCGCACCGGCCGCGCCGCCTTCCGGCGCGTGCGGTACGACGCCGAGCAGCGGTGCCGGCAGCAATTCCTGCAGCGTCGCCAGATTCTCTGCAAAGCGTGACATT carries:
- a CDS encoding HD-GYP domain-containing protein, producing MHTVLIIDDSDINLTLIRALVMKLGECSPVLFENPLKALDWCRENVPDLVIVDYMMPDMDGLRFISAFRALHGRDEVPILMVTANDQRDVRYEALLGGANDFLTKPIDRVEFGARARNMLSLRTGQKFLADRAQHLAALVDEQTREIRDREKELIFRMSRAAEFRDPETGAHIQRMAYYSQAIAKGLDLDESVQKLILEAAPMHDVGKIGIPDNILLKPGKLTPEEFEVMKGHARLGYELLNNSGSEILRAGAQIAISHHEKYDGSGYPRGLKGNDIPLFGRIVAVADVFDALTSERPYKKAWPLEDAVHFLEEGRGKHFDPLCVEAFLATWDIVLDIRQRFQDEDAPML
- a CDS encoding Hpt domain-containing protein, coding for MTAAFKLDKAVILERLGGDEEIYTMMVDMFLQDVENNCMALAASLAAAAMPDLQREVHTVKGLLATFSDDAGAEEAQVVEHKVKQGQTTGLADDIAALQARLREVAGVLAG